One genomic region from Pseudomonas sp. R5-89-07 encodes:
- a CDS encoding VRR-NUC domain-containing protein yields MANPLEDPLYYLHNFRQVLSWLEQRYADLLDPDELQFIQQFDRLPQASQALVVRMIMRKGVHFRGAKLSYQEVGCPHAAMQPLLAFGWVDGQCLLGFEELFGLLQKGELLLAFRPWIEQPKARKSDWLAPLAARFSESRSFAHWCPDLQDVLYSLTVMQLCDRLRLMFFGNLYQDWSEFVLADLGIYTYEKVAFSAESRGLRSRADVEGFVFLHQCQQAFDTGEALDTLLPHIATLHTDNPWLEKRRAKLLFQIGQYCERSAELALAEQIYRGCGYPGARSRLIRVLERQEAYAQALALAVAAQQAPESAAEQQHLLRVLPRLRRKLGEPRQPKAKPRDLTRLDLALACPEPLMSVEYCVQAHLSEPDAPVHYVENGLINSLFGLLCWDVIFAPLPGAFFHPFQRGPADLHSEDFQQRRAALFSACFEQLSDERYKATIRQRYVDKWGLQSPFVFWNLLSEELLEQALTCLPAEHLRYWFERLLLDIRANRTGMPDLIQFWPAQKTYRMIEVKGPGDRLQDNQLRWLEFCGEYQMPVTVCYVRWAESA; encoded by the coding sequence ATGGCCAACCCCCTCGAAGATCCCTTGTATTACCTGCATAACTTCCGCCAAGTGCTGAGTTGGCTGGAGCAACGCTATGCCGATTTGCTCGACCCGGACGAATTGCAGTTCATTCAGCAATTCGACAGGTTGCCGCAGGCGTCCCAGGCGTTAGTGGTGCGCATGATCATGCGCAAGGGCGTGCATTTTCGTGGGGCAAAGCTCAGTTACCAAGAGGTCGGCTGCCCGCATGCGGCCATGCAGCCGCTACTGGCGTTCGGCTGGGTCGACGGCCAATGCCTGTTGGGCTTTGAAGAACTGTTCGGCTTGCTGCAAAAAGGCGAACTGCTCCTGGCCTTCAGGCCCTGGATCGAGCAACCCAAGGCGAGGAAATCCGACTGGCTGGCGCCATTGGCTGCGCGCTTCAGTGAAAGCCGCAGCTTCGCCCACTGGTGCCCCGATCTGCAGGATGTGCTGTACAGCCTCACGGTGATGCAGTTGTGCGACCGCCTGCGCCTGATGTTTTTCGGCAACCTTTATCAGGACTGGTCGGAGTTCGTGCTGGCGGACCTGGGTATCTACACCTATGAAAAGGTCGCGTTCAGCGCAGAGTCCCGTGGGTTGCGCAGCCGCGCCGACGTGGAGGGCTTTGTATTCCTGCACCAGTGCCAGCAAGCGTTTGACACGGGTGAGGCGCTGGATACGCTATTGCCCCACATCGCCACGCTGCACACCGACAACCCCTGGCTGGAAAAACGCCGCGCCAAGTTACTGTTCCAGATCGGCCAATACTGCGAGCGCAGCGCTGAACTGGCCCTGGCCGAACAGATCTACCGCGGCTGCGGCTACCCCGGCGCGCGTTCGCGGTTGATCCGCGTATTGGAGCGCCAGGAGGCCTACGCGCAAGCGCTGGCATTGGCCGTCGCCGCGCAGCAGGCGCCGGAAAGCGCCGCCGAGCAGCAACACCTGCTGCGCGTGTTACCGCGCCTGCGGCGCAAGCTGGGTGAGCCTAGGCAGCCGAAGGCCAAGCCGCGGGACCTCACGCGCCTGGACCTCGCCCTGGCATGCCCCGAGCCGCTGATGTCGGTGGAGTATTGCGTGCAAGCCCACCTGAGCGAGCCGGACGCGCCGGTGCACTATGTGGAGAACGGCCTGATCAATTCGCTGTTCGGCCTGCTGTGCTGGGACGTGATCTTCGCGCCGCTGCCGGGGGCGTTTTTCCACCCCTTCCAGCGCGGGCCCGCCGACCTGCACAGCGAAGACTTCCAGCAACGCCGCGCCGCGCTGTTCAGCGCCTGCTTCGAGCAACTGAGCGACGAGCGCTACAAAGCCACCATCCGCCAACGCTACGTGGACAAATGGGGGCTGCAATCGCCCTTCGTGTTCTGGAACCTGCTCAGCGAAGAGCTGCTGGAGCAAGCCCTGACGTGCCTGCCCGCCGAGCATCTGCGCTACTGGTTCGAGCGGCTGCTGCTGGACATCCGTGCCAACCGCACCGGCATGCCCGACCTGATCCAGTTCTGGCCGGCGCAGAAAACCTACCGCATGATCGAGGTCAAAGGCCCTGGCGACCGGCTGCAGGACAACCAGCTGCGCTGGCTGGAGTTCTGCGGTGAATACCAGATGCCGGTCACGGTCTGTTACGTGCGCTGGGCAGAGTCCGCTTGA
- a CDS encoding ATP-dependent DNA helicase, with translation MSYSVAVRALCEFTAKVGDLDLRFTPSPSAQEGIVGHRTVASRRSAHYQNEVALEGEYAQLKVRGRADGYDPDSNRLEEVKTYRGDLQAQPANHRQLHWAQAKVYGWLMCQKLGLNEIELALVYFDIVGEGETLLTQRFTAPELEHFFNQQCALFLDWAQQQMQHREARNHAAQGLVFPHAEFRSGQRVLAESVYKAVCTGRCLMAQAPTGIGKTVGTLFPMLKALAPQQLDRLFFLTAKTPGRKLALDAAQVLYDSSPDLPLRVLELVARDKACEHPDKACHGESCPLAKGFYDRLPAARQAASKIRLLDQHNLREVALAHDVCPYYLSQEMARWTDVVVADYNYYFDFGAMLFGLAQLNQWRVAVLVDEAHNLVERARSMYSASLDQYSLKTLRERAPEALKKPLQRLNREWNALHKDQLAPYQAYAAKPDKLLQALSLCASAMGDHFNDHPEALSGELQAFYFEALQFAKVAELFNEHFIFDISKRQFSGKRSSSTLCLRNVVPAEFIRPRLSAARSSVLFSATLSPRHYYADLLGLPTDTAWVDVESPFKAEQLHVSIVERISTRFVHRQASLEPIVELIARQFAEQPGNYLAFFSSFDYLQQVAQLMAERHPQVTLWLQSRGMAEAQRQAFLDQFTQHSQGIGFAVLGGAFGEGIDLPGARLIGAFVATLGLPQLNPVNEQMKARMGAIFGAGYDYTYLYPGIQKVVQAAGRVIRSQHDRGVVMLIDDRFGDARVRQLLPSWWSIGR, from the coding sequence TTGAGCTATAGCGTGGCGGTGCGGGCGTTGTGCGAGTTCACGGCCAAGGTCGGGGACCTGGACCTGCGCTTTACCCCGTCGCCCAGCGCCCAGGAAGGCATCGTCGGCCATCGCACGGTGGCGTCGCGGCGCAGCGCGCACTATCAGAACGAAGTGGCGCTGGAAGGCGAGTACGCGCAGCTCAAGGTACGCGGCAGGGCCGACGGCTACGACCCGGACAGCAACCGCCTGGAAGAAGTGAAAACCTATCGCGGTGACCTCCAGGCCCAGCCGGCCAACCATCGGCAGCTGCACTGGGCGCAGGCCAAAGTCTACGGCTGGTTGATGTGTCAGAAGCTCGGTCTCAATGAGATTGAGCTGGCGCTGGTGTACTTCGACATCGTCGGCGAAGGCGAAACCCTGCTCACGCAGCGTTTCACCGCGCCCGAGCTCGAGCACTTCTTCAACCAGCAATGCGCGCTGTTTCTGGACTGGGCCCAGCAGCAAATGCAGCATCGCGAGGCGCGCAACCACGCCGCCCAAGGATTGGTCTTTCCCCACGCAGAGTTTCGCAGCGGCCAGCGTGTGCTGGCCGAGTCGGTCTACAAAGCGGTGTGTACCGGCCGCTGCCTGATGGCCCAGGCGCCCACCGGCATCGGCAAGACCGTCGGTACGCTGTTTCCGATGCTCAAGGCCCTGGCACCGCAGCAGTTGGACAGGCTGTTCTTTCTCACCGCCAAGACCCCCGGCCGCAAGCTGGCGCTGGACGCCGCCCAGGTGCTGTACGACAGCAGCCCCGACTTGCCTTTGCGCGTGCTGGAACTGGTGGCGCGGGACAAGGCGTGCGAGCACCCGGACAAAGCCTGCCACGGCGAATCGTGCCCGCTGGCCAAGGGCTTTTACGACCGTTTGCCCGCTGCGCGCCAAGCCGCTTCCAAGATTCGCCTGCTCGATCAGCATAATCTGCGCGAGGTGGCGCTGGCCCACGACGTCTGCCCGTATTACCTGAGCCAGGAAATGGCGCGCTGGACCGACGTGGTGGTCGCCGACTACAACTACTACTTCGATTTTGGCGCGATGCTCTTTGGCTTGGCCCAGCTCAACCAGTGGCGGGTCGCGGTGCTGGTGGACGAAGCCCATAACCTGGTCGAGCGGGCGCGTTCGATGTACAGCGCCAGCCTCGATCAGTACAGCCTCAAGACCCTGCGCGAGCGCGCGCCCGAGGCGCTGAAAAAGCCCTTGCAACGTCTGAACCGTGAGTGGAACGCGTTGCACAAGGATCAGCTCGCGCCGTATCAGGCCTACGCGGCCAAACCCGACAAGCTGCTCCAGGCCCTGAGCCTGTGTGCCAGCGCCATGGGCGATCACTTCAACGACCACCCCGAGGCCCTCAGCGGCGAGCTGCAAGCCTTCTACTTCGAAGCGCTGCAATTTGCCAAGGTGGCCGAGCTGTTCAATGAGCATTTCATTTTCGACATCAGCAAGCGTCAGTTCAGCGGCAAGCGCAGCAGCTCTACCTTGTGCCTGCGCAACGTGGTGCCGGCCGAATTCATCCGGCCCAGGTTGAGCGCCGCGCGCAGCAGCGTGCTGTTTTCCGCGACCCTGAGCCCACGCCACTATTACGCCGACTTGCTCGGGCTGCCGACCGACACCGCCTGGGTCGACGTCGAGTCGCCGTTCAAGGCCGAGCAACTGCACGTGAGCATCGTCGAGCGCATTTCCACGCGCTTCGTGCACCGCCAAGCGTCGCTGGAGCCCATCGTGGAACTGATCGCCCGGCAATTCGCTGAGCAACCCGGCAACTACCTGGCGTTTTTCTCGAGCTTCGATTACCTGCAACAAGTGGCGCAGTTGATGGCCGAGCGTCATCCGCAGGTCACGCTGTGGTTGCAATCGCGGGGTATGGCCGAGGCGCAGCGCCAGGCCTTTCTCGACCAGTTCACCCAGCATAGCCAGGGCATCGGGTTTGCCGTGCTGGGCGGTGCTTTCGGCGAGGGCATCGATTTGCCCGGTGCGCGCTTGATCGGGGCGTTTGTCGCCACCCTGGGCTTGCCGCAACTCAACCCGGTGAATGAACAGATGAAGGCGCGCATGGGCGCCATTTTCGGCGCGGGGTACGATTACACCTACCTGTACCCCGGTATCCAGAAAGTCGTGCAAGCGGCGGGGAGGGTGATCCGCAGCCAGCACGACCGCGGCGTGGTGATGTTGATCGACGACCGTTTCGGCGACGCGCGCGTGCGGCAGTTGTTGCCCAGTTGGTGGTCGATCGGTCGCTAG
- a CDS encoding alpha-E domain-containing protein, with protein MLSRTAADLYWMSRYLERAENLARMLEVSYSLSLMPHAGRSDGLDELAMSLLSSGTLDSYLERHKQLDAERMLHFFALDEENPASIYNCLRAARGNAHAVRGRITADMWENLNATWLEMRSIAAGGLARHGISHFCDWVKQRSHLFRGATSGTIMRNDAYRFIRLGTFVERADNTLRLLDARYEMFGEESEEVSDLSARGYYQWSALLRALSSFEAYTELYPNALNARSVSELLLLRSDVPRSLHACIEELSHILADLPGSYGRTAQRLAAEFEARLRYTGIDEILEDGLHTRLTDFIDTVRELARAIQSSYLEVV; from the coding sequence ATGTTGAGTAGAACCGCCGCAGATCTGTACTGGATGTCGCGCTACCTGGAACGCGCCGAGAACCTGGCACGCATGCTCGAAGTCAGTTATTCGCTGTCGCTGATGCCCCACGCCGGGCGCAGCGATGGCCTGGACGAACTGGCGATGTCGCTGCTCAGCAGCGGCACCCTGGACAGTTACCTGGAACGCCACAAGCAACTGGACGCCGAACGCATGCTGCATTTCTTCGCCCTCGACGAAGAAAACCCGGCCAGCATCTACAACTGCCTGCGCGCCGCCCGGGGCAATGCACACGCCGTGCGCGGGCGCATCACCGCCGACATGTGGGAAAACCTCAACGCCACCTGGCTGGAAATGCGCAGCATCGCCGCCGGCGGCCTGGCGCGGCATGGCATCAGCCATTTCTGTGACTGGGTCAAGCAACGCTCGCACCTGTTTCGCGGTGCAACCTCCGGCACCATCATGCGCAATGACGCCTATCGGTTCATTCGCCTGGGCACCTTTGTCGAACGTGCGGATAACACCCTGCGCCTGCTGGATGCGCGCTATGAAATGTTCGGTGAAGAGTCCGAAGAAGTCAGCGATCTGTCGGCACGTGGTTATTACCAGTGGAGCGCCCTGTTGCGCGCGTTATCGTCGTTCGAGGCGTATACGGAGCTTTACCCGAACGCACTGAATGCACGCTCGGTGTCGGAGCTGCTGCTGTTGCGCAGCGACGTGCCGCGCTCGCTGCACGCGTGCATCGAGGAATTGAGCCATATCCTCGCCGACCTGCCCGGCAGTTACGGGCGCACGGCGCAGCGCCTGGCGGCGGAGTTCGAAGCGCGGCTGAGGTACACCGGGATCGATGAGATCCTCGAAGACGGGCTGCACACGCGGCTGACGGACTTTATCGACACGGTGCGCGAGTTGGCGCGGGCGATACAAAGCTCCTACCTGGAAGTGGTTTAA
- a CDS encoding circularly permuted type 2 ATP-grasp protein — protein MARSFFDEMNDADGVCRAHYQDFSRWLANTPPELLAQRRREADLLFHRAGITFTLYGDEQDTERLIPFDIIPRSIPASEWSLIERGCIQRVTALNMFLADIYHDQRIIKAGIIPADQVLGNEGYQQAMVGLDLHRDIYSHISGVDLVRDGDGTYYVLEDNLRTPSGVSYMLEDRKMMMRLFPEVFARQRIAPVDHYPNLLLKTLKSSSRLDNPNVVVLTPGRFNSAFFEHAFLAREMGVELVEGADLFVHDLKVFMRTTDGPKPVDVIYRRIDDAFLDPKAFNPDSMLGVPGLVAAYCAGNVVLANAIGTGVADDKSIYPYVPEMIRFYLDEEPVLQNVPTFQCRKPDELSHVLANLAQLVVKETQGSGGYGMLVGPASTAAEIEDFRQRIKARPHAYIAQPTLSLSTCPTFVENGIAPRHIDLRPFVLSGKETRLVPGGLTRVALKEGSLIVNSSQGGGTKDTWVVEG, from the coding sequence ATGGCTCGATCTTTCTTCGATGAAATGAATGACGCAGACGGCGTGTGCCGGGCGCACTATCAGGATTTCTCGCGCTGGCTGGCCAATACGCCGCCGGAGTTGCTGGCCCAGCGGCGCCGTGAGGCTGATTTGCTGTTCCACCGCGCCGGGATCACCTTCACTCTGTACGGTGACGAGCAAGACACCGAACGCCTGATCCCCTTCGACATCATCCCGCGCAGCATCCCCGCCAGTGAATGGAGCCTGATCGAGCGCGGCTGTATCCAGCGGGTCACCGCGTTGAACATGTTCCTCGCCGATATCTACCACGACCAGCGCATCATCAAGGCCGGGATCATCCCCGCTGATCAGGTGCTGGGTAACGAGGGGTATCAACAGGCGATGGTCGGCCTGGACCTGCACCGCGACATTTACTCGCACATCTCCGGCGTCGACCTGGTGCGCGACGGTGACGGCACCTATTACGTACTCGAAGACAACCTGCGCACCCCCAGCGGCGTGAGCTACATGCTCGAAGACCGCAAGATGATGATGCGCCTGTTCCCGGAAGTGTTCGCCAGGCAGCGCATCGCGCCGGTGGACCACTACCCCAACCTGCTGCTCAAGACCCTCAAAAGCTCCAGCCGCCTGGACAACCCCAACGTGGTCGTACTCACGCCAGGGCGCTTCAACAGTGCCTTCTTCGAACATGCGTTCCTGGCCCGGGAAATGGGCGTGGAACTGGTGGAAGGCGCCGACCTGTTCGTGCACGACCTCAAGGTATTCATGCGCACCACCGACGGCCCCAAGCCGGTGGACGTGATTTACCGGCGTATCGACGACGCCTTTCTCGACCCCAAGGCCTTCAATCCCGATTCAATGCTCGGCGTACCCGGCCTGGTGGCGGCCTATTGCGCCGGCAATGTGGTGCTGGCCAACGCCATCGGCACCGGTGTGGCCGATGACAAGTCGATCTACCCCTATGTGCCGGAAATGATCCGCTTCTATCTGGATGAAGAGCCGGTGCTGCAAAACGTGCCGACCTTCCAGTGCCGCAAGCCCGATGAACTGTCCCACGTGCTGGCCAACCTTGCGCAACTGGTGGTCAAGGAAACCCAGGGCTCGGGCGGCTACGGGATGCTGGTCGGCCCGGCGTCCACCGCCGCCGAGATCGAGGACTTCCGCCAGCGCATCAAGGCCCGCCCCCACGCTTACATCGCCCAGCCGACCCTGAGCCTGTCGACCTGCCCGACCTTTGTCGAAAACGGCATCGCGCCACGGCATATCGACCTGCGCCCATTTGTGCTGTCGGGCAAGGAAACGCGCCTGGTGCCCGGTGGCCTGACCCGGGTCGCGCTGAAGGAAGGCTCGCTGATCGTCAATTCGTCGCAAGGCGGCGGAACCAAGGACACCTGGGTGGTGGAGGGCTGA
- a CDS encoding glycosyltransferase yields the protein MADNLAKNSLHAPGYTSTLHVDADAPEIFEKIKATLKNTAPGVTVKNLHEDALYTQLKTDEIYSYFRQGQGKNLSAASDVARYQIMHKHGGVYLDTDDIIQANVDSAALMAGPNDVLLGNAVVHRATGYKPFYNTSNFATQPGNPLMKDILTEMHKRFTANKPYFVNNRPVARQSIDGGAFTADLDTYAKKLFETTGPTLLNDTLKVKRPDMYDLGLEGLAKDTKVVDGELVSSGPVVNNEERARNLYLKEGIAPPPLLRSQINKMSEHYFPLRHKFNVKPGADHSWKTG from the coding sequence TTGGCGGACAACCTGGCTAAAAACAGCCTGCATGCGCCCGGATATACCTCGACCCTCCATGTTGACGCCGACGCTCCAGAAATTTTTGAAAAGATAAAAGCCACCCTGAAAAACACAGCCCCCGGCGTGACGGTGAAAAACCTTCATGAGGATGCCCTTTACACGCAGTTGAAAACTGACGAAATTTATAGTTACTTCCGACAAGGGCAAGGTAAAAATCTGTCGGCCGCTTCGGATGTCGCGCGCTATCAAATCATGCACAAGCATGGCGGGGTTTACCTGGACACTGATGACATCATCCAAGCCAACGTCGATTCCGCCGCCTTGATGGCAGGGCCCAATGATGTGCTGCTCGGTAACGCGGTTGTGCATCGGGCCACCGGCTATAAACCTTTCTACAACACCAGTAACTTTGCCACCCAGCCTGGCAACCCTTTGATGAAAGACATCCTTACCGAAATGCATAAGCGGTTTACCGCGAATAAACCCTATTTTGTGAACAACCGCCCTGTAGCCCGACAGTCTATCGACGGTGGCGCATTTACCGCTGATCTCGATACATACGCGAAAAAACTATTCGAAACGACGGGCCCTACCCTGCTCAACGACACACTCAAAGTGAAACGACCTGATATGTACGATCTGGGACTGGAAGGGCTCGCAAAAGACACCAAGGTTGTGGATGGAGAGTTGGTCTCGTCTGGACCGGTCGTGAACAACGAGGAGAGAGCCCGGAACTTGTATTTAAAAGAGGGCATTGCGCCGCCCCCACTACTGCGCAGCCAGATAAATAAAATGAGCGAGCATTATTTCCCGCTTCGCCATAAATTCAACGTGAAACCAGGGGCCGACCATTCCTGGAAGACTGGCTGA
- a CDS encoding sodium:proton antiporter, translated as MTFILWLAVLGAILLILALTSSYLRWMPVTTSAVCLLLGIAIGPMGAALLHLDIKGSARWMEHLTEVAVLFSLFVSGLKLRLPLKHRTWRIAFGMAGPVMLLTILGVCLALHYLFALSWGVSLLVGAMLAPTDPVLAGLVQVNNAQDDDPLRFGLSGEAGLNDGTAFPFVIFGLLLMQHGGFDGDWFGGWVLKNLLWAVPVGLLIGYWMGRGIGRVTLRMRLINADSTSSPNDYLTLALIALAYVSAQAVGGYGFLSVFAAGLGLRQAEFKSSGKAQTPSEHLAQPVVGHLEVAPEKALHGDVSALEDTQIAAGVMMGDMLAFGGLIERSMEVFLVTVLGLVLASHWDWRAVPVAALLFCVIRPLSVLAMPWGRLIDLRQRGLMGWFGIRGIGSIFYLFYALNHGLIGTSSAVAVDLTVSVIALSIVVHGLSTQPMLAWYERHAAKRRLPEINC; from the coding sequence ATGACGTTTATTCTATGGTTGGCCGTACTCGGGGCGATTTTGCTGATACTGGCCCTCACCTCCTCCTACCTGCGCTGGATGCCGGTGACCACCTCGGCGGTGTGCCTGTTGCTGGGGATCGCAATCGGCCCGATGGGCGCGGCTTTGCTGCACCTGGACATCAAGGGCTCCGCCCGCTGGATGGAGCACCTGACCGAAGTCGCGGTACTGTTTTCGCTGTTCGTCAGCGGCCTGAAACTGCGCCTGCCCCTCAAGCACCGCACCTGGCGTATCGCCTTCGGCATGGCGGGGCCGGTGATGCTGTTGACCATCCTCGGCGTGTGCCTGGCGCTACATTATTTGTTTGCGCTGTCGTGGGGCGTGTCATTGCTGGTCGGCGCCATGCTCGCACCAACGGACCCGGTGCTGGCCGGCCTGGTTCAGGTCAACAATGCCCAGGACGACGACCCGCTGCGCTTCGGCTTGTCCGGTGAAGCCGGCCTGAACGACGGCACGGCCTTTCCCTTTGTAATCTTCGGCCTGCTGCTCATGCAGCACGGCGGTTTTGATGGCGACTGGTTCGGCGGTTGGGTGTTGAAAAACCTGCTGTGGGCAGTGCCGGTCGGGCTGTTGATCGGCTACTGGATGGGCCGTGGCATCGGCCGGGTAACCTTGCGCATGCGCCTGATCAATGCCGACAGCACCTCGTCACCCAATGACTACCTGACGCTGGCGCTGATCGCCCTGGCGTATGTGAGCGCGCAGGCCGTGGGCGGCTACGGTTTCCTGTCGGTGTTCGCCGCAGGATTGGGGTTGCGCCAGGCCGAATTCAAATCCAGCGGCAAAGCGCAGACACCGTCCGAGCATCTGGCCCAACCCGTGGTCGGGCATCTGGAAGTGGCGCCGGAAAAAGCCTTGCACGGCGATGTCAGCGCGCTGGAAGATACGCAAATTGCCGCCGGGGTCATGATGGGCGACATGCTGGCGTTCGGCGGGCTGATAGAGCGTTCAATGGAAGTGTTTCTGGTGACGGTGCTGGGCCTCGTGCTTGCCAGTCATTGGGACTGGCGCGCAGTGCCAGTAGCGGCGTTGTTGTTCTGCGTGATCAGGCCGCTGAGCGTACTGGCAATGCCTTGGGGACGCCTGATCGATCTCCGTCAGCGCGGTTTGATGGGCTGGTTCGGCATTCGTGGGATCGGCAGTATTTTCTACCTGTTCTATGCCCTTAATCACGGTCTGATCGGCACCAGCAGCGCGGTAGCCGTGGACCTCACGGTATCAGTGATCGCCCTGAGCATTGTTGTGCATGGCCTGAGCACCCAGCCGATGCTGGCGTGGTACGAGCGTCACGCAGCGAAGAGACGACTCCCGGAAATAAACTGTTAG
- a CDS encoding aldolase, which yields MAHTFTPTSSSPRAGRLNLDSSAAIEARVELAACLQLAALHGLEEGICNHFSAMVPGHDGLFFVNPYGYAFDEITASDLLVCDFAGNVIEGHGLPEATAFYIHAQLHLRQPRIKAAFHTHMPNATALCLLQGPPLLWLGQTALKFYGRTAVDEHYNGLALDNLEGQRIAAALGNADILFLKNHGVMVAAPNIAQAWDDLYYLERAAQVQLKAMASGQPLKPIDSAVAQRAYEQMREGDPASARAHLDSGMRRLKQRGSRFDQ from the coding sequence ATGGCCCACACCTTTACGCCCACCTCATCCAGCCCGCGCGCCGGGCGCCTGAACCTCGACAGCAGCGCCGCCATCGAAGCCCGTGTAGAGCTTGCCGCGTGCCTGCAACTGGCCGCGTTGCACGGTCTGGAAGAAGGCATCTGCAATCATTTTTCGGCGATGGTGCCGGGACATGATGGGCTGTTTTTCGTCAATCCGTACGGCTACGCCTTCGACGAAATCACCGCCTCCGATTTGCTGGTGTGTGACTTCGCCGGCAATGTGATCGAAGGTCACGGCCTGCCCGAGGCCACCGCGTTTTACATCCATGCCCAACTGCACCTGCGCCAGCCGCGGATCAAGGCTGCCTTCCACACCCATATGCCCAATGCCACCGCCCTGTGCCTGCTGCAAGGTCCACCGCTGTTGTGGCTGGGGCAAACCGCGCTGAAATTCTACGGGCGCACGGCGGTGGATGAGCATTACAACGGCCTGGCCCTGGATAACCTCGAGGGCCAACGTATCGCGGCTGCGCTCGGCAATGCCGATATCCTGTTCCTGAAAAACCATGGGGTGATGGTCGCCGCGCCGAACATCGCCCAAGCCTGGGATGATTTGTACTACCTGGAGCGCGCGGCCCAGGTGCAGCTCAAGGCCATGGCCAGCGGGCAACCACTGAAGCCGATCGACTCGGCGGTAGCGCAGCGTGCGTATGAGCAGATGCGCGAAGGCGATCCGGCCAGTGCGCGGGCGCATCTGGACAGTGGGATGCGTCGCTTGAAACAGCGCGGGTCGCGCTTTGACCAATGA